The following are from one region of the Sandaracinus amylolyticus genome:
- a CDS encoding LysR family transcriptional regulator, whose product MQASDSTPLRWDDVQLFLALAREPSLARAGARLGVDASTVSRRLAALEDALELRLFDRTREGLRATAAAERLLPSAEAMEAGASGFARDAESFEREIEGRVRLTAPPGLADSFIAPLLVELVAKHPRLSIELDASIGYADLARRDADLALRVSRPRSGDLVAKRIFAAREAVLGAPAYVKSLGRLKRASDARWITYADDLASLPTMRWLKREAPAMTAVLATSDFSAQARAAEAGLGVFVAPSPFVHAYRLVEVPLARPLATSLAEVPEGELWLVGHRALRDVPRIAAVWSFLEASFERMTKEHARRRR is encoded by the coding sequence GTGCAAGCCTCGGATTCGACGCCGCTGCGCTGGGACGACGTGCAGCTCTTCCTCGCGCTCGCCCGCGAGCCCTCGCTGGCGCGGGCCGGTGCGCGGCTCGGGGTCGACGCGTCGACCGTCAGCCGTCGCCTCGCCGCGCTCGAGGACGCGCTCGAGCTGCGGCTCTTCGATCGAACGCGCGAGGGGCTCCGCGCGACGGCGGCCGCAGAGCGGCTCCTTCCGTCGGCGGAGGCGATGGAGGCCGGCGCATCGGGGTTCGCGCGCGACGCCGAGAGCTTCGAGCGCGAGATCGAAGGCAGGGTGCGGCTCACCGCGCCGCCGGGGCTCGCGGACTCGTTCATCGCACCGCTCCTGGTCGAGCTCGTCGCGAAGCACCCGCGGCTCTCGATCGAGCTCGACGCGAGCATCGGCTATGCGGACCTCGCACGGCGGGATGCCGACCTGGCGCTGCGCGTGTCGCGGCCGCGCTCCGGGGATCTGGTGGCGAAGCGGATCTTCGCAGCGCGCGAAGCCGTGCTGGGCGCGCCGGCGTACGTGAAGAGCCTGGGCCGGCTGAAGCGAGCGTCCGACGCGCGCTGGATCACCTACGCCGACGACCTCGCGTCGCTGCCCACGATGCGATGGCTGAAGCGCGAGGCGCCGGCGATGACCGCGGTGCTCGCGACGAGCGACTTCTCGGCGCAGGCCCGCGCCGCCGAGGCCGGGCTCGGTGTGTTCGTCGCGCCGAGCCCGTTCGTGCACGCGTATCGGCTGGTCGAGGTGCCGCTCGCACGGCCGCTCGCGACGTCGCTCGCCGAGGTCCCGGAGGGCGAGCTGTGGCTCGTCGGGCATCGCGCCCTTCGCGACGTCCCGCGCATCGCCGCAGTGTGGTCGTTCCTCGAGGCATCGTTCGAGCGCATGACGAAGGAGCACGCGCGCCGGCGGAGGTGA
- a CDS encoding NAD(P)H-binding protein: protein MSSSLHVVLGAGQIGTALARFLAERGHRVRLVARSAGAAIPGVERVRGSVVDPAFAAECARGADVVYSTTNVPYDRWHTELAPLVEGAIVAAKAAGARLVVLDNLYAFGRMGGAPMRPEGPFEPCSRKGILRKHLAERVLAAHRAGEVDAVIARASDFVGPEIVGAHLGDRFFTRVFAGSAGECLGDADLPHAFSYGPDVVRGLAALGSAPDVTGRIWHLPTLEARSMRAWGDALGRELGMNVRIAKLPGWLLAITGVIVPLMRELREMAYQWEEPYLVDDSAFRRELGVEPTPFDEQVRATAAWARATYGARAAARAA, encoded by the coding sequence ATGTCCAGCTCGCTCCACGTGGTCCTCGGTGCCGGTCAGATCGGCACGGCTCTCGCCCGCTTCCTCGCCGAGCGCGGCCACCGCGTGCGCCTCGTCGCGCGCAGTGCCGGCGCCGCGATCCCGGGCGTCGAGCGCGTTCGGGGCAGCGTCGTGGATCCCGCGTTCGCGGCGGAGTGCGCGCGGGGGGCCGACGTCGTCTACAGCACGACCAACGTCCCCTACGATCGCTGGCACACCGAGCTCGCGCCGCTCGTCGAGGGTGCGATCGTCGCCGCGAAGGCCGCGGGCGCTCGGCTGGTCGTGCTCGACAATCTCTACGCGTTCGGTCGCATGGGCGGCGCGCCGATGCGCCCCGAGGGCCCGTTCGAGCCCTGCTCGCGGAAGGGCATCCTCCGCAAGCACCTCGCCGAGCGAGTGCTCGCTGCGCACCGCGCCGGCGAGGTCGACGCAGTGATCGCGCGCGCCAGCGACTTCGTCGGTCCCGAGATCGTCGGCGCGCACCTCGGCGATCGCTTCTTCACGCGGGTGTTCGCGGGGAGCGCCGGCGAGTGCCTGGGCGACGCCGATCTGCCGCACGCGTTCAGCTACGGGCCCGACGTCGTGCGCGGGCTCGCCGCGCTCGGATCGGCGCCCGACGTCACGGGTCGGATCTGGCACCTGCCGACGCTCGAGGCGCGCTCGATGCGCGCGTGGGGCGACGCGCTCGGCCGCGAGCTCGGGATGAACGTGCGGATCGCCAAGCTGCCCGGTTGGCTCCTCGCGATCACCGGCGTGATCGTGCCGTTGATGCGCGAGCTCCGTGAGATGGCGTATCAGTGGGAGGAGCCGTACCTCGTCGACGACTCCGCGTTCCGCCGCGAGCTGGGCGTCGAGCCCACGCCGTTCGACGAGCAGGTACGCGCCACCGCCGCGTGGGCGCGCGCGACGTACGGCGCCCGGGCGGCCGCCCGCGCGGCATGA
- a CDS encoding STAS/SEC14 domain-containing protein: MAGSASVHWDGSVIRVHYRGYIDGAAMREGTNGVKRCLLQRQPSAILFDTIEVEGYSPEVRAPGVEMFRALKDNGVGRAVAISTSSAVRMMGSVFAFATGMPLEFVDSRAEGERRVALR, from the coding sequence ATGGCGGGGAGCGCGAGCGTGCACTGGGACGGAAGCGTGATCCGAGTGCACTACCGTGGGTACATCGACGGCGCCGCGATGCGCGAGGGCACGAACGGAGTGAAGCGCTGTCTGCTGCAGCGGCAGCCGAGCGCGATCCTCTTCGACACGATCGAGGTCGAGGGATATTCGCCCGAGGTGCGCGCGCCCGGCGTCGAGATGTTCCGCGCGCTGAAGGACAACGGCGTGGGACGTGCCGTCGCGATCTCCACGTCGTCGGCGGTGCGGATGATGGGCTCGGTGTTCGCGTTCGCGACCGGGATGCCGCTCGAGTTCGTCGACTCGCGCGCCGAGGGCGAGCGGCGCGTCGCGCTGCGGTGA
- a CDS encoding WD40/YVTN/BNR-like repeat-containing protein, whose amino-acid sequence MHRVVMEQLPAGLLSVWGTSARDVWTVGADPGDGPYVLRYDGDAWTRIATGAQGDAWWVHGFESDGSVFVGGEGGMILRWDGASFSRMETPSDTPTIFGIWGSGPDDVLAVGGLGRAAGFVWHYDGSAWRAIDLPEALMGRSLFKVWGRARGDAWIVGTDGAVLHWDGEGLTMHDAGTTRTLFTVHVGPDGSVAAVGGAGSGVLVVRDPEGVWHDVAPELVPQLFGVFLTRDDGRAVGINGSFVRREGATWVIDETDLALAETLHSVWIDPDGGVWAAGGQVLAEPLERGLLIYQGREEIAPYEGE is encoded by the coding sequence GTGCATCGCGTCGTGATGGAGCAGCTGCCCGCGGGGTTGCTCTCGGTGTGGGGGACGAGCGCGCGCGACGTGTGGACCGTGGGCGCCGATCCCGGCGATGGTCCGTACGTGCTGCGCTACGACGGCGACGCGTGGACGCGCATCGCGACCGGCGCGCAGGGCGACGCGTGGTGGGTGCACGGCTTCGAGAGCGACGGCTCGGTCTTCGTCGGCGGCGAGGGCGGGATGATCCTGCGCTGGGATGGAGCGTCGTTCTCGCGCATGGAGACGCCGAGCGACACGCCGACGATCTTCGGCATCTGGGGCAGCGGGCCCGACGACGTGCTCGCGGTCGGTGGGCTCGGTCGCGCCGCGGGGTTCGTCTGGCACTACGACGGGAGCGCGTGGCGCGCGATCGATCTGCCCGAGGCGCTGATGGGGCGCTCGCTCTTCAAGGTGTGGGGACGCGCGCGCGGCGATGCGTGGATCGTCGGCACCGACGGAGCCGTGCTGCACTGGGACGGCGAGGGGCTGACGATGCACGACGCGGGCACCACGCGGACGCTGTTCACGGTGCACGTCGGACCCGACGGGAGCGTCGCGGCGGTGGGTGGCGCGGGGTCGGGCGTGCTCGTCGTGCGCGATCCCGAGGGCGTCTGGCACGACGTGGCACCCGAGCTGGTGCCTCAGCTGTTCGGGGTGTTCCTGACCCGCGACGACGGTCGAGCCGTCGGGATCAACGGCAGCTTCGTGCGTCGCGAGGGCGCGACGTGGGTGATCGACGAGACCGATCTCGCGCTGGCAGAGACCCTGCATTCCGTGTGGATCGACCCCGACGGCGGCGTGTGGGCCGCGGGCGGACAGGTGCTCGCAGAGCCGCTCGAGCGCGGTCTCTTGATCTATCAGGGGCGCGAGGAGATCGCGCCGTACGAGGGGGAGTGA
- a CDS encoding Fpg/Nei family DNA glycosylase, whose product MPELPDITLYIEALEARVIGRTLASIRLASPFVLRSVDPKIADVVGHEVIGLRRMGKRIVLAIEPDVFAVVHLMIAGRFQWKDEAKAKIPGKVGLLAFDFVSKDGAEHGTLLLTEASTKKRASLHLVRGEAALRDFDRGGLEPLGSTFEQFKDALTRERHTLKRALTDPRLFSGIGNAYSDEILHRAKMSPVTRSDRLDDAAIATLHRATIDVLDEWIDRMRAELAGGFPAKVTAFRPEMAVHGKYGQPCPVCGTKVQRIVYAENESNYCPRCQTEGKLLADRSLSRLLKGNWPKTIEELEGR is encoded by the coding sequence ATGCCCGAGCTCCCCGACATCACGCTCTACATCGAAGCGCTGGAAGCGCGCGTGATCGGACGCACGCTCGCGTCGATCCGGCTCGCGTCGCCCTTCGTGCTGCGCTCCGTGGATCCGAAGATCGCGGACGTGGTCGGGCACGAGGTGATCGGGCTGCGCCGGATGGGCAAGCGGATCGTCCTCGCGATCGAGCCCGACGTGTTCGCGGTGGTGCACCTGATGATCGCGGGACGCTTCCAGTGGAAGGACGAAGCGAAGGCGAAGATCCCCGGCAAGGTCGGCCTCCTCGCGTTCGACTTCGTGAGCAAGGACGGCGCGGAGCACGGGACGCTGCTGCTCACCGAGGCCTCGACCAAGAAGCGCGCGAGCCTGCACCTCGTGCGCGGCGAAGCGGCGCTGCGCGACTTCGATCGTGGTGGGCTCGAGCCGCTCGGATCGACGTTCGAGCAGTTCAAGGACGCGCTCACCCGCGAGCGCCACACGCTCAAGCGCGCGCTCACCGACCCCCGCTTGTTCTCGGGCATCGGCAACGCGTACTCCGACGAGATCCTCCACCGCGCGAAGATGTCGCCGGTCACGCGCAGCGATCGCCTCGACGACGCCGCGATCGCGACGCTGCATCGCGCGACGATCGACGTGCTCGACGAGTGGATCGATCGGATGCGCGCCGAGCTCGCCGGCGGCTTCCCCGCGAAGGTCACCGCGTTCCGGCCCGAGATGGCGGTGCACGGCAAGTACGGACAGCCGTGCCCGGTGTGCGGGACGAAGGTGCAGCGCATCGTCTACGCGGAGAACGAGTCGAACTACTGCCCTCGCTGCCAGACCGAAGGAAAGCTGCTCGCGGATCGATCGCTCTCGCGTCTGCTCAAGGGCAACTGGCCCAAGACGATCGAGGAGCTCGAAGGTCGTTGA
- a CDS encoding MarR family winged helix-turn-helix transcriptional regulator → MVRRPDDPECRDERASPAQLLIRCARRIDELALERISTRTRIPIRPSHAALFPHLDLAGTRQTELARRVGVSKQAIHQLVSELEALGVVERVADPSDARATLVRFTNKKGRSLLVLLAEIEREIEQAIGKERMRALHDALARIDAHLDHEEGARAAPRTRARRAD, encoded by the coding sequence ATGGTCCGTCGCCCCGACGATCCCGAGTGCCGCGACGAGCGCGCGAGCCCTGCACAGCTGCTGATCCGGTGCGCGCGGCGCATCGACGAGCTCGCGCTCGAGCGCATCTCGACCAGGACGCGCATCCCGATCCGGCCTTCGCACGCTGCGCTCTTCCCGCATCTCGATCTCGCGGGCACACGCCAGACGGAGCTCGCGCGGCGCGTGGGCGTGAGCAAGCAGGCGATCCACCAGCTCGTCTCGGAGCTCGAGGCGCTCGGCGTCGTGGAGCGCGTCGCGGACCCGAGCGACGCGCGCGCGACGCTGGTGCGCTTCACGAACAAGAAGGGGCGATCGCTGCTCGTCCTGCTCGCTGAGATCGAGCGCGAGATCGAGCAGGCGATCGGCAAGGAGCGCATGCGCGCGCTGCACGACGCGCTCGCGCGCATCGACGCCCACCTCGATCACGAGGAGGGCGCGCGCGCAGCGCCGCGCACCCGCGCACGACGCGCGGACTGA
- a CDS encoding putative metal-binding motif-containing protein: MALLSASFVSGCTCGAPIGPLDDVYIPSLDAGTDAQVDLPDGSTCNAVTGERCPCAAEGETRSCSTGGVGACGMGTQTCVVTFEFPVWGPCGDVAEPSDETCNGVDDDCDGTLDETLGELTCGEGACRTTVPACASGVAQECTPLAALGEECNGGDDDCDGAIDEALGSSICGTGACEREVAACDEGVIGVCTPGAPTVEACDGEDDDCDGMTDEGLGTISCGRGTCARTVAACTAGTPGVCTPGTAGSETCDGTDDDCDGTIDEGFGTTVCGVGECRRVVLACSGTGGGTCTPGTPSPEICNGLDDDCDGTADDGIAQVRCGVGACARMQAGCVGGVPATCTPGMPSAEACNGIDDDCDGAVDDGLPDLTCGLGACRRTATACSGGAPGTCTPGTPGTEVCGNGVDDDCDGAADELCACDPAVDRDFDGSNECLDCDDANGAVRPGRTELCNGTDDDCDRRIDEAFDADRDTFGTCSSDPTQRDCDDTRASVYPGAPELCGPDGRGDGIDQDCDGYLDELCNPCDPRDDDGDGLSECAGDCDDTNPNVSPRVAERCDGVDTDCNRFTVDNCGVSEPCNFSSGADVCRDDLLCGCVVGGGGMCTGNYVCTSFCEGSYTGSLGAGCTATQTCRYRVTITDNLHGCAESTDPIGTLMGGAVCTGDAQCRSGDCDRYCIGPGCNTQRCVDYCTHHAPGTSGSCASGTICEIVSVAGTSPLMYARCALDDNGTGTTGAACGRAGQPGCMWGTQSCVSGVCAQPCAANAQCPSGTHCSVRGNATTIGTFGSDAPAPIRGMMAIETVPVCLANTGAGLHNRQAGAACTQNGDCESQFCERSLGVCIDLCTSDDSCPTGLGCELAYLRAPTGVVSSRVCLSASYDGLLSSF, translated from the coding sequence ATGGCGCTCCTGTCCGCGTCGTTCGTGAGCGGCTGCACCTGCGGTGCGCCGATCGGCCCGCTCGACGACGTCTACATCCCATCGCTCGACGCAGGGACCGACGCGCAGGTCGATCTCCCCGACGGCTCGACCTGCAACGCGGTGACCGGCGAGCGCTGTCCCTGCGCGGCCGAGGGCGAGACGCGCTCGTGCTCGACCGGCGGCGTCGGCGCGTGCGGCATGGGCACCCAGACCTGCGTCGTGACGTTCGAATTCCCGGTGTGGGGCCCGTGCGGCGACGTCGCGGAGCCGAGCGACGAGACCTGCAACGGCGTCGACGACGACTGCGACGGCACGCTCGACGAAACGCTCGGCGAGCTCACGTGCGGCGAGGGCGCGTGCCGCACCACCGTGCCCGCGTGCGCGTCGGGCGTCGCGCAGGAGTGCACGCCGCTCGCCGCGCTCGGTGAAGAGTGCAACGGCGGCGACGACGACTGCGACGGCGCGATCGACGAAGCGCTCGGCAGCTCGATCTGCGGCACCGGCGCGTGCGAGCGCGAGGTCGCGGCGTGCGACGAGGGCGTCATCGGCGTGTGCACGCCGGGCGCGCCGACCGTCGAGGCGTGCGACGGCGAGGACGACGACTGCGACGGCATGACCGACGAAGGTCTGGGCACGATCTCGTGCGGTCGCGGCACGTGCGCGCGCACCGTCGCCGCATGCACCGCCGGAACGCCCGGCGTGTGCACGCCGGGCACCGCGGGCAGCGAGACCTGCGACGGCACCGACGACGACTGCGACGGCACGATCGACGAGGGCTTCGGCACCACGGTGTGCGGCGTCGGCGAGTGTCGTCGCGTGGTGCTCGCGTGCTCGGGCACCGGCGGCGGGACCTGCACGCCGGGCACGCCGAGCCCCGAGATCTGCAATGGCCTCGACGACGACTGCGACGGCACCGCCGACGACGGGATCGCGCAAGTGCGCTGCGGCGTCGGCGCGTGCGCGCGCATGCAGGCGGGCTGCGTCGGCGGTGTGCCCGCGACGTGCACGCCCGGCATGCCGAGCGCCGAGGCGTGCAACGGCATCGACGACGACTGCGACGGCGCCGTCGACGACGGGCTGCCCGATCTCACCTGCGGCCTCGGCGCGTGCCGACGCACCGCGACCGCGTGCAGCGGCGGCGCCCCGGGCACGTGCACGCCCGGCACGCCGGGCACCGAGGTCTGCGGCAACGGCGTCGACGACGACTGCGATGGCGCGGCGGACGAGCTCTGCGCGTGCGATCCCGCGGTCGATCGTGACTTCGACGGATCGAACGAGTGCCTCGACTGCGACGACGCGAACGGCGCGGTGCGCCCCGGTCGCACCGAGCTCTGCAACGGCACCGACGACGACTGCGATCGACGGATCGACGAGGCGTTCGACGCCGATCGCGACACCTTCGGCACCTGCTCGAGCGATCCCACCCAGCGCGACTGCGACGACACGCGCGCGAGCGTGTACCCCGGCGCGCCCGAGCTCTGCGGCCCCGACGGGCGCGGCGACGGGATCGATCAGGACTGCGACGGATACCTCGACGAGCTGTGCAATCCGTGTGATCCGCGCGACGACGACGGCGACGGACTGAGCGAGTGCGCCGGCGACTGCGACGACACGAACCCGAACGTCTCGCCGCGGGTCGCCGAGCGATGCGACGGAGTCGACACCGACTGCAATCGATTCACCGTCGACAACTGCGGCGTGAGCGAGCCGTGCAACTTCTCGAGCGGCGCCGACGTGTGCCGCGACGATCTGCTCTGCGGCTGCGTCGTGGGCGGCGGCGGGATGTGCACCGGCAACTACGTGTGCACGTCGTTCTGCGAGGGCAGCTACACCGGCTCGCTCGGCGCGGGCTGCACCGCCACGCAGACGTGCCGCTATCGCGTGACGATCACCGACAACCTCCACGGCTGCGCGGAGAGCACGGATCCGATCGGCACGCTGATGGGCGGCGCCGTATGCACCGGAGACGCGCAGTGCCGCAGCGGCGACTGCGATCGCTACTGCATCGGGCCGGGGTGCAACACCCAGCGCTGCGTCGACTACTGCACGCACCACGCGCCCGGGACCTCGGGCAGCTGCGCGAGCGGGACGATCTGCGAGATCGTGTCGGTCGCGGGAACGTCGCCGCTGATGTACGCGCGCTGCGCGCTCGACGACAACGGCACCGGCACCACCGGCGCGGCGTGCGGTCGCGCGGGCCAGCCCGGGTGCATGTGGGGCACCCAGAGCTGCGTCAGCGGTGTGTGCGCGCAGCCGTGCGCGGCGAACGCGCAGTGCCCGAGCGGCACGCACTGCTCGGTGCGCGGCAACGCGACGACGATCGGCACGTTCGGGAGCGACGCGCCGGCGCCGATCCGCGGGATGATGGCGATCGAGACGGTGCCGGTGTGTCTCGCGAACACCGGCGCGGGCCTGCACAACCGCCAAGCGGGCGCAGCGTGCACGCAGAACGGCGACTGCGAGAGCCAATTCTGCGAGCGCTCGCTGGGCGTGTGCATCGATCTGTGCACGAGCGACGACTCGTGCCCGACCGGGCTGGGATGCGAGCTCGCGTACCTGCGCGCGCCGACCGGTGTGGTGTCGTCGCGCGTGTGTCTGTCGGCGAGCTACGACGGGCTCCTGAGCTCGTTCTGA
- a CDS encoding serine/threonine-protein kinase: protein MSSPGQKGGSRDPTDEEPDARTEVRKPLGADAQEASRSTLPPKRDIPNHVLEHARVVQGARRPDPSTPPPPPARKLPPRPAAMPPPPSRLLANELAPRTIETVDDAEHAPIGMDSVEVPLDAEPTPPPISGARPTSRGSLQMPAICTYGRFEILGRVAFGGMAEIFLGRETTSVGATRLLAIKRILAHVADDPQFVEMFLDEARLAIQLTHPQICHIYEFGELEGSYFIAMEWIHGAQLGKLIRKARGRGGIAPEIGARIVAYVAEALHYAHRARDANGEALGIVHRDVSPHNVMVSFDGQVKLLDFGIAKAQSHTTKTQAGVVKGKFSYMSPQQCLGKPIDARADVFALGICLYETLTGEPLYHRATEYETMRAVIEDPVPSIRTVNAALPIELDAIVQKALQKEPGDRFTTAGEMQSALEDWLAKIGKAVTTTRIASLMETLFEEQIQAGPLVDSTPFGESFRRRPSVSAQRVSEPQAAARIEGTPLPTSIEDAPPTRRSRTAMIGSAAAIAAIALIGAAVVASGGLETAQPIDPAPVAVEAVAPPPVEAPPAPTTGRLVLRGASADAVVRIGDRTLGEAELAAPIELPAGTHLVHAERPEHRPYDLGIEVRPGESIEIELEWVALPRVAEARGPVARPGHLSINTRPWSKVYVGARLLGTTPIGEASVPSGTVRLRIVDRDGRTFSRTVRVQPGGDESVFYDLDE from the coding sequence ATGTCCTCCCCGGGGCAGAAGGGCGGCAGTCGCGACCCGACCGACGAGGAGCCCGACGCGAGGACCGAGGTGCGCAAGCCGCTCGGCGCCGACGCGCAGGAGGCGAGCCGTTCCACGCTCCCGCCCAAGCGCGACATCCCGAACCACGTGCTGGAGCACGCGCGCGTCGTGCAGGGCGCGCGAAGGCCCGATCCCTCGACGCCCCCACCGCCGCCTGCGCGCAAGCTGCCGCCGCGCCCCGCCGCGATGCCGCCGCCGCCGTCGCGCCTGCTCGCGAACGAGCTCGCGCCGCGCACCATCGAGACGGTCGACGACGCCGAGCACGCGCCGATCGGGATGGACTCGGTCGAGGTCCCGCTCGACGCCGAGCCGACGCCGCCGCCGATCTCCGGGGCGCGCCCGACCTCGCGCGGCTCGCTGCAGATGCCCGCGATCTGCACCTACGGGCGCTTCGAGATCCTCGGTCGTGTCGCGTTCGGCGGGATGGCGGAGATCTTCCTCGGCCGCGAGACCACGAGCGTCGGCGCGACGCGCTTGCTCGCGATCAAGCGCATCCTCGCGCACGTCGCCGACGATCCGCAGTTCGTCGAGATGTTCCTCGACGAGGCGCGCCTCGCGATCCAGCTGACGCACCCGCAGATCTGCCACATCTACGAGTTCGGCGAGCTCGAGGGCTCCTACTTCATCGCGATGGAGTGGATCCACGGCGCGCAGCTCGGGAAGCTCATCCGCAAGGCGCGCGGGCGCGGCGGCATCGCGCCCGAGATCGGCGCGCGCATCGTCGCGTACGTCGCGGAGGCGCTGCACTACGCGCATCGCGCGCGCGACGCGAACGGCGAGGCGCTCGGGATCGTCCATCGCGACGTCAGCCCGCACAACGTGATGGTGAGCTTCGACGGGCAGGTGAAGCTGCTCGACTTCGGCATCGCGAAGGCCCAGTCGCACACCACGAAGACCCAAGCGGGCGTGGTGAAGGGCAAGTTCTCGTACATGTCGCCGCAGCAGTGTCTCGGGAAGCCGATCGACGCGCGCGCCGACGTGTTCGCGCTCGGCATCTGCCTCTACGAGACGCTCACCGGCGAGCCGCTCTATCACCGCGCGACCGAGTACGAGACGATGCGCGCGGTCATCGAAGATCCGGTGCCGTCGATCCGGACGGTGAACGCGGCGCTGCCGATCGAGCTCGACGCGATCGTGCAGAAGGCGCTGCAGAAGGAGCCGGGCGATCGCTTCACGACGGCGGGCGAGATGCAGTCGGCGCTCGAGGACTGGCTCGCGAAGATCGGCAAGGCGGTGACCACCACGCGCATTGCGTCGCTCATGGAGACGCTCTTCGAGGAGCAGATCCAGGCGGGCCCGCTGGTCGACTCGACACCCTTCGGCGAGAGCTTCCGGCGGCGCCCCTCGGTGAGCGCGCAGCGCGTGTCCGAGCCGCAGGCCGCAGCACGCATCGAGGGCACGCCGCTGCCCACGTCGATCGAGGACGCGCCCCCGACGAGACGCTCACGCACCGCGATGATCGGGAGCGCGGCGGCGATCGCGGCGATCGCGTTGATCGGCGCGGCGGTGGTCGCGAGCGGTGGGCTCGAGACGGCCCAGCCGATCGACCCTGCGCCGGTCGCGGTGGAAGCGGTCGCGCCTCCTCCCGTCGAGGCACCTCCTGCGCCGACTACGGGACGGCTCGTGCTGCGCGGCGCATCGGCGGATGCCGTCGTGCGCATCGGGGATCGCACGCTCGGCGAGGCCGAGCTCGCGGCCCCGATCGAGCTGCCCGCGGGCACGCACCTCGTGCACGCCGAGCGGCCCGAGCATCGCCCGTACGATCTCGGGATCGAGGTGCGCCCCGGCGAGTCGATCGAGATCGAGCTCGAGTGGGTCGCGCTGCCGCGCGTGGCCGAAGCGCGCGGCCCGGTCGCGCGTCCGGGGCACCTCTCGATCAACACGCGGCCCTGGTCGAAGGTCTACGTGGGCGCGCGTCTGCTCGGCACCACGCCGATCGGCGAAGCGAGCGTCCCCTCGGGCACGGTGCGCCTGCGCATCGTCGATCGCGACGGGCGCACGTTCTCGCGGACGGTGCGCGTGCAGCCGGGCGGCGACGAGAGCGTGTTCTACGACCTCGACGAGTGA